A window of Micrococcus endophyticus contains these coding sequences:
- a CDS encoding S1C family serine protease produces the protein MSVPPGWPPRRRRSPLALAISFFGVLGALVLAVGVTLLVAGRMVDVAGAPDPVVSAREAAPQDAGALAQELAGAHEGVTVDWDAPAHAGSELDPGLAVDHAPGILLVETVLGQRMGTGTGMVLTPEGLALTNYHVVEDSSEVFVVEADTGERHTATVLGRDAEHDVAVLDVHGVSDLPVASVSLDPVRRGDEVAAVGNGRGQGHLTAVRGTVLGTDRSIMAASQGSDEYARLTGLIQTDADVVPGYSGGPVVDDDGQVVGVTVAASDGTGAQEVDGFAIPLGVALGVVDQVLSGEETDTVSIGADGALGIMVAADPEAGVVVMQVDADSAAEAIGLVAGDVVLAVDGQAVEGNASRMSRLVNDHNVGDRITVTWRTASGEVREAEAVLQEAVVN, from the coding sequence ATGAGCGTCCCGCCAGGCTGGCCGCCGCGCCGCCGGCGCTCGCCGCTGGCCCTGGCGATCTCCTTCTTCGGCGTGCTCGGCGCGCTCGTGCTCGCCGTCGGGGTGACCCTGCTGGTGGCGGGGCGGATGGTCGACGTCGCCGGTGCCCCGGACCCCGTCGTCTCGGCGCGGGAGGCGGCTCCCCAGGACGCCGGCGCGCTCGCCCAGGAGCTGGCCGGCGCCCACGAGGGCGTGACGGTCGACTGGGACGCGCCCGCCCACGCGGGGTCCGAGCTGGACCCGGGGCTCGCGGTGGACCACGCGCCGGGCATCCTGCTCGTCGAGACGGTCCTGGGCCAGCGGATGGGCACCGGCACCGGCATGGTCCTCACCCCCGAGGGCCTGGCGCTGACCAACTACCACGTGGTGGAGGACTCCTCCGAGGTCTTCGTGGTGGAGGCGGACACGGGGGAGCGGCACACGGCCACGGTCCTCGGGCGGGACGCGGAGCACGACGTCGCGGTGCTGGATGTCCACGGCGTCTCCGACCTGCCGGTGGCCAGCGTCTCGCTGGACCCGGTCCGGCGCGGGGACGAGGTGGCGGCGGTCGGCAACGGGCGCGGCCAGGGGCATCTCACCGCGGTGCGCGGCACGGTGCTCGGCACGGACCGCTCCATCATGGCCGCGTCCCAGGGCAGCGACGAGTACGCGCGCCTGACGGGCCTGATCCAGACGGACGCGGACGTGGTGCCCGGCTACTCGGGCGGTCCCGTGGTGGACGACGACGGCCAGGTGGTCGGCGTCACCGTGGCGGCCAGCGACGGGACGGGCGCGCAGGAGGTCGACGGCTTCGCCATCCCGCTGGGCGTCGCCTTGGGCGTCGTGGACCAGGTCCTCTCCGGGGAGGAGACGGACACCGTCAGCATCGGCGCGGACGGCGCGCTGGGCATCATGGTGGCCGCCGACCCCGAGGCCGGCGTCGTGGTGATGCAGGTGGACGCGGACTCGGCGGCCGAGGCGATCGGCCTCGTGGCAGGGGACGTCGTGCTGGCCGTCGACGGCCAGGCGGTGGAGGGCAACGCCTCCCGCATGTCCCGCCTGGTGAACGACCACAACGTGGGGGACCGGATCACCGTGACGTGGCGGACTGCCTCCGGCGAGGTCCGCGAGGCCGAGGCCGTGCTGCAGGAGGCCGTGGTCAACTGA
- the zupT gene encoding zinc transporter ZupT, with translation MDPFWIALALTAFAGLATVLGGVLAVVGKEPSGRGLGAALGLAAGVMIAVSFLEMLPVAVEGLAGAVGGAATALAVGALAVGAAGYVLLERAVPVPAAGVPDDVDGPDGLSRLRLMRLGMVTALAIGLHNVPEGFVTFAGALQDPSVGVALAVAMAVHNVPEGIAVAVPVRRATGSRRKAFAWTAFTGLAEPVGALVGWLLLAPFLTPALVAVVFAAVAGVMITVSLDALLPAARAAGGRAATLAGVLLGVAAMAISLDLLG, from the coding sequence GTGGACCCCTTCTGGATCGCCCTGGCCCTGACGGCCTTCGCCGGCCTGGCCACGGTGCTGGGCGGCGTCCTCGCCGTCGTCGGGAAGGAGCCCTCCGGGCGCGGTCTCGGGGCCGCGCTGGGCCTGGCCGCCGGCGTGATGATCGCGGTGTCCTTCCTGGAGATGCTGCCGGTGGCCGTCGAGGGGCTGGCCGGCGCGGTCGGCGGGGCCGCCACCGCCCTCGCAGTGGGCGCGCTCGCGGTGGGCGCGGCCGGCTACGTGCTCCTCGAGCGCGCGGTGCCGGTGCCCGCGGCGGGCGTGCCGGACGACGTGGACGGCCCCGACGGGCTGAGCCGGCTGCGGCTGATGCGCCTGGGCATGGTGACGGCGCTGGCGATCGGCCTGCACAACGTCCCCGAGGGGTTCGTGACATTCGCGGGCGCCCTGCAGGACCCGTCCGTGGGGGTGGCGCTGGCCGTGGCGATGGCGGTGCACAACGTGCCCGAGGGGATCGCCGTGGCCGTGCCCGTCCGGCGGGCCACCGGCTCCCGGCGCAAGGCCTTCGCGTGGACCGCGTTCACCGGCCTCGCCGAGCCCGTGGGCGCCCTCGTGGGCTGGCTGCTGCTCGCCCCGTTCCTCACCCCCGCGCTCGTGGCGGTGGTGTTCGCCGCCGTGGCCGGCGTGATGATCACCGTCAGCCTGGACGCGCTGCTGCCCGCGGCCCGCGCCGCCGGCGGGCGGGCGGCCACGCTGGCCGGCGTCCTGCTGGGCGTCGCCGCGATGGCGATCTCCCTCGACCTGCTCGGCTGA
- the tpx gene encoding thiol peroxidase produces MATTHMKSTPVQTVGDLPEVGAPAPDFTLTGADLSPVTLQELRGRRVILNVFPSLDTGVCAASVREFNSRATDLEDTTVLAVSADLPFAAARFCSAEGIENVRSGSVFRSSFGDDYGVTMVDGPLEGLLARAVVVVDAEGVVRHAQLVPEITEEPDYEAALAAAQA; encoded by the coding sequence ATGGCCACGACCCACATGAAGAGCACCCCCGTCCAGACCGTCGGCGACCTGCCCGAGGTGGGCGCCCCCGCCCCGGACTTCACCCTCACCGGCGCGGACCTGTCCCCGGTGACCCTGCAGGAGCTGCGCGGGCGCCGCGTGATCCTCAACGTGTTCCCCTCGCTGGACACCGGCGTGTGCGCCGCCTCCGTCCGCGAGTTCAACTCCCGCGCCACGGACCTGGAGGACACCACCGTCCTCGCCGTCTCCGCGGACCTGCCCTTCGCGGCGGCCCGCTTCTGCTCCGCCGAGGGCATCGAGAACGTCCGCTCCGGCTCCGTGTTCCGCTCCTCCTTCGGGGACGACTACGGGGTGACCATGGTGGACGGCCCGCTCGAGGGCCTGCTCGCGCGCGCCGTCGTCGTGGTGGACGCGGAGGGCGTGGTCCGCCACGCCCAGCTGGTCCCCGAGATCACCGAGGAGCCGGACTACGAGGCCGCCCTGGCGGCCGCGCAGGCCTGA
- a CDS encoding patatin-like phospholipase family protein — translation MRTPLTSNVTDTALLFEGGGMRASLTSAVVAELLRERIHVDFVAGISAGSSNSVNYLARDPERARRSFVDFADDPRFGNWLSFVRGKGLFNAEYIYEHAGLPEADLPYDFATFQANPARLVLVGFDAVTGQTRWWDRSDMGTLADLMVRVRASSTMPVLMPPVHAEGTVFVDGALGVDGGIPVTAAEEAGFEKLFVVMTRERSYVKRPERFPAFYQRTFRRYPAVAEALISRWRRYNETRERLFEMERQGRAYLFVPESMPVSNGERSVAKLAAAHELGLAQVRREMPAIREFLGL, via the coding sequence ATGCGAACTCCCCTGACGTCCAACGTCACGGACACCGCGCTGCTGTTCGAGGGCGGCGGCATGCGCGCCTCCCTGACCTCGGCCGTGGTGGCCGAGCTGCTGCGCGAGCGGATCCACGTGGACTTCGTGGCCGGCATCTCCGCCGGCTCCTCGAACTCCGTGAACTACCTGGCACGCGATCCCGAGCGTGCCCGCCGCTCCTTCGTGGACTTCGCGGACGACCCGCGCTTCGGCAACTGGCTGAGCTTCGTCCGCGGCAAGGGGCTGTTCAACGCGGAGTACATCTACGAGCACGCCGGCCTGCCCGAGGCGGACCTGCCCTACGACTTCGCGACGTTCCAGGCGAACCCCGCCCGGCTCGTCCTGGTCGGATTCGACGCGGTGACCGGGCAGACCCGCTGGTGGGACCGCTCGGACATGGGCACGCTGGCCGACCTCATGGTGCGGGTGCGGGCCTCCTCCACCATGCCCGTGCTCATGCCGCCCGTGCACGCCGAGGGCACGGTGTTCGTGGACGGTGCGCTCGGCGTGGACGGCGGCATCCCGGTCACGGCCGCCGAGGAGGCCGGCTTCGAGAAGCTGTTCGTGGTGATGACGCGCGAGCGCTCCTACGTGAAGCGGCCGGAGCGGTTCCCGGCCTTCTACCAGCGCACCTTCCGCCGCTATCCCGCGGTGGCCGAGGCCCTGATCAGCCGGTGGCGCCGCTACAACGAGACCCGCGAGCGCCTCTTCGAGATGGAGCGGCAGGGGCGGGCGTACCTGTTCGTCCCGGAGTCCATGCCGGTCTCCAACGGCGAGCGCTCCGTGGCGAAGCTGGCGGCCGCCCATGAGCTCGGCCTGGCGCAGGTGCGCCGGGAGATGCCGGCGATCCGGGAGTTCCTGGGCCTCTAA